One Triticum aestivum cultivar Chinese Spring unplaced genomic scaffold, IWGSC CS RefSeq v2.1 scaffold10991, whole genome shotgun sequence genomic window carries:
- the LOC123176385 gene encoding two-component response regulator ORR42-like, protein MAASLKALLVDDMAVERMVVSSMLRKFHCEITLAKNGKEAIDMFLEGNEFDIVVCDKDMPIMTGPEAVVKICAMGATDVKIGGVSADDNAMEAFMCAGADDFVPKPVRPEILQPMVQEVINKKKN, encoded by the exons ATGGCAGCCTCCCTCAAGGCATTGCTTGTTGATGATATGGCAGTTGAACGCATGGTTGTCTCCTCCATGCTGCGCAAGTTCCATTGTGAGATCACCCTGGCGAAGAATGGGAAAGAAGCTATTGATATGTTTCTTGAGGGCAATGAGTTTGATATTGTTGTGTGTGATAAGGACATGCCCATAATGACCGGTCCTGAG GCTGTTGTGAAGATCTGTGCTATGGGAGCCACAGATGTGAAGATCGGCGGGGTGTCTGCTGATGATAACGCCATGGAGGCGTTCATGTGTGCCGGTGCTGATGACTTTGTGCCCAAACCAGTGAGGCCTGAGATTCTGCAGCCTATGGTTCAGGAGgtcatcaacaagaagaagaattAA